Proteins encoded by one window of Sphingomonas ginkgonis:
- a CDS encoding dicarboxylate/amino acid:cation symporter, which produces MNDPAAPVAAPDRVKPARVRGSGAAAVLVGLGAGLAAGVAAQAIGGPVGTGVVAVAGTLGGLWLDALRMTIVPLLVSLVVTSVAGAGEQAEARLTARSLLLFLGLLAGSAVIGALVVPPLFAGMSAGPGAAAALAGAPPLAAPPVPAFGEWVRALVPTNIVQAAADDRIVALVLFSLLLGAAMIRIEERHRRPLLALFAGLREAMLALVGWILRLAPLGIAALALAAASGDLFAAAGITVRYIVSQILVSLLVILLCVALVALFRRALAERFVRALGGPLALAVGSRSSIACFPAMIVATERMRLERNASASVLSLAISLLKTSSPGAIVGTMAALAAFSGMHLGVGQVLIVAAMGALGTLTIAGLPGAVSFFAVMIPTAQVAGIPLTALPLLLAVEALGDMARTACNVAGDLAAAALLSPDAPAEEPA; this is translated from the coding sequence TTGAACGATCCGGCGGCGCCGGTCGCGGCGCCTGACAGGGTCAAGCCAGCGAGGGTCCGGGGCAGCGGCGCCGCGGCGGTGCTGGTCGGGCTCGGCGCCGGGCTCGCCGCGGGGGTCGCCGCGCAGGCGATCGGCGGACCCGTCGGAACGGGCGTGGTCGCGGTCGCCGGTACGCTCGGCGGCCTGTGGCTGGACGCGCTGCGGATGACCATCGTCCCGCTGCTCGTTTCCCTGGTGGTGACCAGCGTTGCGGGGGCAGGCGAGCAGGCCGAGGCACGGCTGACGGCCCGCAGCCTGCTGCTGTTCCTCGGCCTGCTCGCGGGCTCGGCGGTGATCGGCGCGCTGGTCGTGCCGCCGCTGTTCGCCGGGATGTCCGCCGGCCCGGGCGCCGCCGCAGCGCTGGCCGGAGCCCCGCCGTTGGCCGCGCCGCCGGTGCCGGCGTTCGGCGAGTGGGTGCGGGCGCTCGTTCCGACCAACATCGTCCAGGCGGCGGCGGATGACCGGATTGTCGCGCTGGTGCTCTTCTCGCTGCTGCTCGGCGCCGCGATGATTCGGATCGAGGAACGGCACCGCCGGCCGCTGCTGGCGCTGTTCGCCGGGCTGCGCGAGGCGATGCTCGCGCTGGTCGGGTGGATCCTCCGCCTCGCTCCGCTCGGGATCGCGGCGCTGGCGCTTGCCGCGGCGTCGGGCGACCTGTTCGCCGCGGCGGGGATTACGGTCCGCTACATTGTCTCGCAGATCCTCGTTTCGCTGCTGGTCATCCTGCTGTGCGTGGCGCTCGTCGCGCTGTTCCGCCGCGCGCTGGCCGAGCGATTCGTCCGCGCTCTAGGCGGACCGCTGGCGCTGGCGGTCGGCTCGCGATCCTCGATCGCCTGCTTCCCGGCAATGATCGTTGCGACCGAGCGGATGAGGCTCGAGCGGAACGCCTCCGCCAGCGTGCTGAGCCTCGCGATCAGCCTGCTCAAGACCAGCTCCCCCGGCGCGATCGTCGGGACGATGGCGGCGCTGGCGGCCTTCTCGGGCATGCACCTCGGGGTCGGCCAGGTGCTGATCGTCGCCGCAATGGGCGCGCTCGGCACGCTGACCATTGCCGGTCTGCCGGGTGCGGTCAGCTTCTTCGCGGTGATGATCCCCACCGCCCAGGTCGCGGGGATTCCGCTCACCGCGCTGCCGTTGCTGCTGGCGGTCGAGGCGCTGGGCGACATGGCGAGGACCGCGTGCAACGTCGCCGGCGACCTGGCCGCGGCCGCGCTCCTGTCGCCCGACGCCCCGGCGGAGGAGCCGGCGTGA
- a CDS encoding dicarboxylate/amino acid:cation symporter, with product MTGGGTVRILLALIGGILLGALSLRLGDGWREPLLSIASTVGGLWLDGLKMTVVPLIVALLVTGIVGSADAARAGGVAGRSMAWIALILTGSAIFGALVMPLLLGLFPLPQGAAAALQAGLAGVDRQAAAASVPSAADFVRSIVPTNAIAAAAGDHILQLVVFTALFAFAITRIDASFRRPLAELFEALAQAMLVIIGWILLLAPIGVFGLAFTVGAGAGGAALGAIAHYVALVASLGFAILLAGYAVAVLAAKWSPARFARAMIAPQAVAISTQSSLASLPAMLAAARELGVPDPQADVSLPLAVALMRATGPAMNMGVAIYVAHWLGIPLGPWQLAAGVVVAATTTYGTVSLPGQISFVTSIAPIALSMGVPVEPLALLIAVETLPDIFRTLGNVTMDVAMTGAVARRTAAAG from the coding sequence GTGACGGGCGGCGGCACGGTCCGGATCCTTCTCGCGCTGATCGGCGGGATCCTGCTCGGGGCGCTCTCGCTCCGGCTCGGCGACGGCTGGCGCGAGCCGCTGCTGTCGATCGCCTCGACGGTCGGCGGCCTGTGGCTCGACGGGCTGAAGATGACAGTGGTGCCGCTGATCGTCGCGCTGCTGGTGACCGGAATCGTCGGGAGCGCGGACGCGGCGCGGGCAGGCGGGGTCGCCGGCCGCAGCATGGCCTGGATTGCGCTGATCCTCACCGGCTCGGCGATCTTCGGGGCGCTGGTGATGCCGCTGCTGCTGGGCCTGTTCCCGCTGCCGCAAGGCGCGGCGGCGGCGCTCCAGGCCGGGCTGGCCGGGGTCGACCGGCAAGCCGCCGCGGCCTCCGTCCCGAGCGCGGCCGACTTCGTCCGCTCGATCGTCCCGACCAACGCGATCGCGGCGGCGGCGGGCGATCATATCCTGCAGCTGGTGGTGTTCACCGCGCTGTTCGCCTTCGCGATCACCCGCATCGACGCGAGCTTCCGGCGTCCGCTGGCCGAGCTTTTCGAGGCGCTCGCGCAGGCGATGCTGGTGATCATTGGCTGGATCCTCCTGCTGGCGCCGATCGGGGTGTTCGGGCTCGCCTTCACGGTCGGGGCGGGCGCCGGCGGCGCCGCGTTGGGTGCGATCGCGCATTATGTCGCGCTGGTTGCCAGCCTCGGCTTCGCCATCCTGCTCGCCGGCTATGCGGTGGCGGTGCTGGCCGCCAAGTGGAGCCCGGCGCGGTTCGCCCGAGCGATGATCGCCCCGCAGGCGGTGGCGATCTCCACCCAGTCCTCGCTGGCCAGCCTGCCCGCGATGCTGGCCGCGGCGCGCGAGCTCGGCGTGCCCGACCCGCAGGCCGATGTCAGCCTGCCGCTGGCGGTGGCGCTGATGCGGGCCACCGGACCGGCGATGAACATGGGCGTCGCCATCTACGTCGCGCACTGGCTCGGCATCCCGCTCGGGCCGTGGCAGCTCGCGGCCGGGGTGGTGGTCGCCGCCACCACGACCTACGGGACGGTCAGCCTCCCCGGGCAGATCAGCTTCGTCACCTCGATCGCACCGATTGCCCTGTCGATGGGGGTTCCGGTCGAGCCGCTCGCGCTGCTGATCGCGGTCGAGACGCTGCCGGACATCTTCCGGACGCTCGGCAACGTGACGATGGACGTGGCGATGACCGGCGCGGTTGCCCGCCGCACCGCCGCGGCCGGCTGA
- a CDS encoding UrcA family protein, translating to MKTIATGGALLLAATLGTATIAAAQEVRSERVSYADLNLATPAGLKALHYRIDKAAGRICGSSPFLDGAGQAVWQACIDNVRASAKPQLALLIERNGKGPALASASLSVSAVR from the coding sequence ATGAAGACCATCGCAACGGGCGGCGCCCTGCTCCTCGCGGCCACGCTGGGCACCGCCACCATCGCCGCAGCGCAGGAGGTCAGGAGCGAGCGGGTCAGCTATGCCGACCTGAACCTCGCCACGCCGGCCGGGCTCAAGGCTCTCCACTACCGGATCGACAAGGCCGCCGGGCGGATCTGTGGAAGCTCGCCCTTCCTCGACGGCGCCGGCCAGGCGGTGTGGCAGGCCTGCATCGACAATGTCCGGGCAAGCGCCAAGCCGCAGCTCGCCCTGCTGATCGAGCGGAATGGCAAGGGGCCGGCACTCGCCTCCGCCTCACTGTCGGTCAGCGCGGTCCGCTAG
- a CDS encoding LytR/AlgR family response regulator transcription factor, giving the protein MAEPVLKILIADDEPLAAERLQLLLARCEGVDLVGTASDGDGAVRMAEALKPDVMLLDIAMPGLDGIDVARAIAARRPGPAVVFITAFDQFAVAAFDVNAVDYLMKPVEPQRLGRAIERARAYLERNPPGTAPTPAPGTGFLEEFWASDLSGLVRIAVADIDRVSAERDYMRLHVGQRSWLIHHSMNALEEGLDPAMFVRLHRSAIVRRDFITGFQRVPSGRWIARLNDGAEQPVGRLYADAVRAMVGR; this is encoded by the coding sequence ATGGCTGAGCCGGTTCTCAAGATCCTCATTGCCGACGACGAGCCGCTCGCGGCCGAGCGGCTGCAGCTGCTGCTCGCGCGGTGCGAGGGCGTCGATCTCGTCGGCACCGCGAGCGACGGAGACGGCGCGGTCCGGATGGCCGAGGCGCTCAAGCCCGATGTGATGCTGCTCGACATCGCCATGCCCGGGCTCGACGGAATCGATGTCGCCCGCGCGATCGCCGCGCGCCGACCGGGCCCGGCGGTGGTCTTCATCACCGCGTTCGACCAGTTCGCCGTTGCCGCCTTCGACGTCAACGCGGTCGACTATCTGATGAAGCCGGTCGAGCCGCAGCGGCTGGGCCGCGCGATCGAGCGGGCCCGCGCCTATCTCGAGCGGAATCCTCCGGGCACCGCCCCGACGCCGGCACCCGGCACCGGCTTCCTCGAGGAGTTCTGGGCGTCGGACCTGTCGGGGCTGGTGCGGATCGCGGTCGCCGACATCGACCGGGTCTCGGCCGAGCGCGATTATATGCGGCTCCACGTCGGGCAGCGCAGCTGGCTCATCCACCATTCGATGAACGCGCTGGAGGAAGGGCTCGACCCCGCCATGTTCGTCCGCCTGCACCGCTCGGCGATCGTCCGCCGCGACTTCATCACCGGCTTCCAGCGGGTGCCCTCGGGACGGTGGATCGCCCGCCTCAACGACGGGGCCGAACAGCCGGTCGGGCGCCTCTACGCCGATGCGGTCCGGGCGATGGTCGGCCGCTGA
- a CDS encoding sensor histidine kinase, with product MNMPFLATRPARAGASEPGQERRRFGEWRIALKSILGFWVVYALTVVARGWLAGDLQGTLSDKSFMILGGVVLTVGIYAAIELVAQDATIRRRALVAGVSSLLAACLQAGVLMVSDRWRDEHSREESRYQAREGFTVIQRGPEIRIERTAQEPLVLTLPKMSALNQREQLKIAADAAVIWLFFFAAWSAFYLATLAQSEALAAQRRLAGAERAAQTAQIRALRYQVNPHFLFNTLNSLSSLVLSGRPNEAEAMILKLSNFLRSTLTADATADVTLAEEIAMQRLYLDIETVRFPRRLKVEVDVPAELEKARLPALLLQPLIENAIKYGVSPTRDKVVLSIVARRVDDRSVQLAVTNRTSGGAQSRPSRHAVMNESTGVGLANVCQRLQARFGARAECHHGPLDEGGFEVRMTMPFERADG from the coding sequence ATGAACATGCCCTTCCTCGCCACTCGCCCGGCCCGGGCCGGCGCGAGCGAGCCCGGCCAGGAGCGCCGCCGCTTCGGCGAGTGGCGGATCGCGCTCAAGTCGATCCTCGGCTTCTGGGTCGTCTACGCGCTCACCGTCGTCGCCCGCGGCTGGCTGGCCGGAGATCTCCAGGGAACGCTGTCCGACAAGAGCTTCATGATCCTCGGCGGAGTCGTCCTGACGGTCGGGATCTACGCCGCGATCGAGCTGGTCGCGCAGGACGCGACGATCCGCCGCCGGGCGCTGGTCGCGGGCGTCTCCTCGCTGCTCGCCGCCTGCCTTCAGGCCGGCGTGCTCATGGTCTCCGATCGCTGGCGCGACGAGCACAGCCGAGAGGAGAGCCGCTACCAGGCGCGCGAGGGCTTCACCGTCATCCAGCGCGGACCCGAGATCCGGATCGAGCGCACCGCGCAGGAGCCGCTCGTCCTCACCCTGCCCAAGATGAGCGCGCTCAACCAGCGCGAGCAGCTCAAGATCGCCGCCGACGCCGCGGTCATCTGGCTCTTCTTCTTCGCCGCGTGGAGCGCCTTCTATCTCGCCACCCTCGCCCAGTCGGAAGCGCTCGCCGCGCAGCGCCGGCTGGCCGGGGCGGAACGCGCCGCGCAGACCGCGCAGATCCGCGCGCTCCGCTACCAGGTCAATCCGCACTTCCTGTTCAACACGCTGAACAGCCTCTCCTCGCTGGTCCTGTCGGGCCGTCCCAACGAGGCCGAGGCGATGATCCTCAAGCTGTCCAACTTCCTCCGCTCGACGCTGACCGCCGATGCCACCGCCGACGTCACGCTGGCCGAGGAGATCGCGATGCAGCGCCTCTACCTCGACATCGAGACGGTCCGCTTCCCGCGCCGGCTGAAGGTCGAGGTCGACGTTCCCGCGGAGCTGGAGAAGGCGCGGCTGCCGGCGCTGCTGCTCCAGCCGCTGATCGAGAATGCGATCAAGTACGGGGTGTCGCCGACCCGCGACAAGGTCGTCCTCAGCATCGTCGCGAGGCGCGTCGACGACCGGTCGGTCCAGCTGGCGGTGACCAACCGGACCTCCGGCGGCGCCCAGTCCCGCCCGTCGCGGCACGCGGTCATGAACGAGAGCACGGGGGTCGGCCTCGCCAATGTCTGCCAGCGCCTGCAGGCGCGCTTCGGAGCGCGCGCCGAATGCCACCACGGCCCCCTCGACGAAGGAGGGTTCGAGGTGCGGATGACCATGCCGTTCGAACGGGCCGATGGCTGA
- a CDS encoding 5' nucleotidase, NT5C type has protein sequence MDRPRLFLDCDGVLADFDAGARRLLGTDAETFQQRHGRRDFWRRLAAAPDFYARLPEMPDARALFAAVRHLEPTILTGLPLGNWAAPQKLRWAEEHFPGVSIITCMARDKHRHMSGADVLVDDREDHRHRWEEAGGIFVHHRDAPTSIAALAEIYPGLRPA, from the coding sequence ATGGACCGCCCGCGGCTGTTCCTCGACTGCGACGGCGTGCTCGCCGACTTCGACGCGGGCGCCCGCCGGCTGCTCGGCACCGACGCCGAGACCTTCCAGCAGCGCCACGGCCGGCGCGACTTCTGGCGCCGCCTGGCGGCCGCGCCCGACTTCTACGCCCGGCTGCCCGAGATGCCCGACGCGCGTGCCCTGTTCGCCGCCGTCCGCCATCTCGAGCCGACGATCCTCACCGGCCTTCCGCTCGGCAACTGGGCGGCACCGCAGAAGCTGCGCTGGGCCGAGGAGCATTTCCCCGGCGTCTCCATCATCACCTGCATGGCGCGCGACAAGCATCGCCACATGAGCGGCGCCGACGTGCTCGTCGACGACCGCGAGGACCACCGCCACCGCTGGGAGGAAGCGGGCGGGATCTTCGTCCACCATCGCGATGCGCCCACCAGCATTGCGGCGCTCGCCGAGATCTATCCGGGGCTGCGGCCGGCTTAG
- a CDS encoding Mur ligase family protein codes for MTQSSFFFCGVGGSGMLPLAAIVRASGARVAGSDRALDAGRLAPKFDYLRSLGIRLFPQDGSGLAEEMVLVTSAAVEETIPDVQRARALGLEHLTRPQLLARLLNQAGRSVAVGGTSGKSTVTGMIGWILHALHRQPTVMNGAVMKNFVSPATPFASALVGDPELFVSEVDESDGSIALYRPDIAVLNNVSLDHKEMDELRSLFGAFLSRAARPVVNLDDPEARAIAEILKEPIGYGFDSPGAAVQGRNLELVPGGSRFSVTIAGDTHPVELQVPGRHNALNALAALGAAHALGLPLAETAPALGRFAGLKRRLETVGEAGGVTVIDDFGHNPDKIAATLATLTAAPGRLLVFFQPHGYGPLAKMGEELAATFARGLRGDDLLILSDPVYQGGTVDRSRGSDWLAAAVERAGGKAEHIPERARIGERLLELARPGDRIAVMGARDDTLSEFAAELVGNLADRG; via the coding sequence ATGACACAATCCAGCTTCTTCTTCTGCGGCGTCGGCGGCAGCGGCATGCTTCCCCTGGCGGCGATCGTGCGGGCCTCGGGAGCGAGGGTCGCCGGGTCGGACCGCGCGCTCGACGCCGGCCGCCTTGCCCCCAAGTTCGACTATCTCCGCTCGCTCGGCATCCGCCTCTTCCCGCAGGACGGCAGCGGGCTCGCCGAGGAGATGGTGCTGGTGACTTCGGCCGCGGTCGAGGAGACGATCCCCGACGTCCAGCGGGCGCGCGCGCTCGGGCTCGAGCATCTCACCCGCCCGCAGCTGCTCGCCCGGCTGCTCAACCAGGCCGGCCGCAGCGTCGCCGTCGGCGGGACCAGCGGCAAGTCGACCGTGACCGGGATGATCGGCTGGATCCTCCACGCGCTGCACCGCCAGCCGACGGTGATGAACGGCGCGGTGATGAAGAATTTCGTCTCGCCCGCGACCCCCTTCGCCAGCGCGCTGGTCGGCGACCCCGAGCTGTTCGTCTCCGAGGTCGACGAGAGCGACGGATCGATCGCGCTCTACCGACCCGACATCGCGGTGCTCAACAATGTCAGCCTCGACCACAAGGAAATGGACGAGCTGCGCAGCTTGTTCGGGGCCTTCCTCAGCCGCGCGGCGCGGCCGGTCGTCAATCTCGACGACCCGGAAGCGCGCGCGATCGCCGAGATCCTCAAGGAGCCGATCGGCTACGGGTTCGACAGCCCCGGCGCGGCGGTCCAGGGCCGCAACCTCGAGCTTGTGCCGGGCGGGAGCCGCTTCTCGGTCACGATCGCCGGCGACACCCACCCGGTCGAGCTGCAGGTGCCCGGTCGCCACAACGCGCTGAACGCGCTCGCCGCGCTCGGCGCCGCCCATGCGCTCGGCCTTCCGCTGGCGGAGACCGCCCCGGCGCTCGGCCGCTTCGCCGGGCTGAAGCGGCGGCTCGAGACGGTCGGCGAAGCTGGCGGCGTGACGGTGATCGACGATTTCGGCCACAACCCTGACAAGATCGCCGCGACCCTCGCGACGCTGACCGCCGCGCCCGGGCGGCTGCTCGTCTTCTTTCAGCCGCACGGCTACGGCCCGCTCGCCAAGATGGGCGAAGAGCTCGCCGCCACCTTCGCCCGCGGCCTTCGCGGCGACGACCTGCTGATCCTCTCCGACCCCGTCTACCAGGGCGGGACCGTGGACCGCTCGCGCGGATCGGACTGGCTCGCCGCCGCGGTCGAGCGCGCCGGCGGGAAGGCCGAGCATATCCCCGAGCGGGCCCGGATCGGCGAACGCCTGCTCGAACTCGCCCGCCCCGGCGACCGCATCGCGGTGATGGGCGCCCGCGACGACACGCTGAGCGAGTTCGCCGCCGAACTCGTCGGGAACCTCGCCGACCGCGGCTGA
- a CDS encoding LD-carboxypeptidase has product MRIAVVAPSCTLKLDAAAAVKGIVAARGDADLLIHPQCFLSDGHFAGADAARLAAFREVAADPAIDAVWFARGGYGSNRIAAAAAADLPPAALTKRYVGYSDGGFLLAALHRAGAPVAHGPMVQDVARSGGEKAVGRTLDWLAGGSPEALEPGLGGPAFAFNLTVLSSLLGTALEPEWNGAELLIEDLAEHHYRIDRMMFHLTGQAGVRRLRGIRMGRLSDIPDNEPRWSGDAEAIVRDWCGRSGIPYLGHADIGHDAANRIVPFPLRDG; this is encoded by the coding sequence ATGCGAATCGCGGTAGTGGCACCCAGTTGCACGCTGAAGCTCGACGCGGCGGCGGCGGTGAAGGGGATCGTCGCTGCGCGCGGCGATGCCGATCTGCTGATCCATCCCCAGTGCTTCCTCTCCGACGGGCATTTCGCCGGCGCGGACGCCGCCCGGCTGGCCGCCTTCCGCGAGGTCGCGGCCGATCCTGCGATCGACGCGGTGTGGTTCGCGCGCGGGGGCTATGGATCCAATCGGATCGCCGCGGCGGCGGCGGCCGACCTGCCCCCCGCCGCGCTGACCAAGCGCTATGTCGGGTACAGCGACGGCGGCTTCCTGCTCGCCGCGCTGCACCGCGCCGGCGCTCCGGTAGCGCACGGGCCGATGGTCCAGGACGTCGCGCGCAGCGGCGGCGAGAAGGCGGTCGGACGAACGCTCGACTGGCTGGCAGGCGGCTCGCCGGAGGCGCTCGAACCTGGGCTGGGTGGCCCTGCCTTCGCCTTCAATCTGACGGTCTTGTCCTCGCTTCTTGGCACCGCGCTCGAACCCGAGTGGAACGGCGCCGAGCTGCTGATCGAGGACCTCGCCGAGCATCACTACCGGATCGACCGGATGATGTTTCACCTGACCGGGCAGGCCGGCGTTCGGCGGCTGCGCGGGATTCGCATGGGCCGGCTCAGCGACATTCCCGACAACGAGCCCCGCTGGAGCGGCGACGCCGAGGCGATCGTCCGCGACTGGTGCGGGCGAAGCGGGATCCCGTATCTTGGCCATGCCGACATCGGCCACGACGCCGCCAACCGGATCGTCCCGTTTCCGCTCCGCGACGGCTGA
- a CDS encoding SWIB/MDM2 domain-containing protein, with the protein MAKASSGTGRKAGGGLARPVTPSPDLAAIVGTSPLPRSEVVSKVWDHIRKNNLQNPQNKREIVADDKLKKIFGKDRATMFEMNKHLSNHLK; encoded by the coding sequence ATGGCAAAAGCATCGAGCGGGACTGGGCGCAAGGCAGGAGGCGGGCTTGCCCGTCCGGTAACCCCGTCGCCGGATCTCGCCGCGATCGTCGGCACGTCGCCGCTGCCGCGCAGCGAAGTGGTTTCGAAGGTGTGGGACCATATTCGCAAGAACAACCTGCAGAACCCGCAGAACAAGCGGGAAATCGTCGCCGACGACAAGCTGAAGAAGATCTTCGGCAAGGATCGGGCGACGATGTTCGAGATGAACAAGCATCTGTCTAACCACCTCAAGTAG
- a CDS encoding extensin family protein — translation MRRALLFFILLTVAAVAIIELAGWTGRHPQDLPWTRLRLGDPPGRFTAEKLAALRDDPAQCLALLAEAGAADRPAAAVDAGPDCRFDDAVRILPGGSRKADFRPASPLASCPLAAGLLLWDRDVLQPAAHDLYGERAVQLLHAGTLSCRRLYGRKAGAFSEHATANAIDLVGVRLAGGRTILVGSGWRGGDPRAAAFLHRLRDGACGLFTTTLSPDYNKAHRGHFHLDLARHSGWSACR, via the coding sequence GTGCGCCGCGCCCTCCTCTTCTTCATCCTGCTGACCGTGGCGGCGGTCGCGATCATCGAGCTGGCGGGGTGGACCGGGCGCCATCCGCAGGACCTGCCGTGGACCCGGCTTCGCCTCGGCGATCCGCCCGGGCGCTTCACCGCCGAGAAGCTCGCCGCGCTCCGCGACGATCCGGCCCAGTGCCTAGCGCTGCTCGCCGAGGCGGGCGCGGCCGACCGGCCCGCGGCAGCGGTGGACGCCGGCCCGGACTGCCGCTTCGACGATGCGGTCCGGATCCTGCCCGGGGGCAGCCGCAAGGCGGATTTCCGCCCGGCGTCGCCGCTCGCCAGCTGTCCGCTCGCGGCCGGCCTGCTGCTGTGGGATCGCGACGTGCTCCAGCCCGCCGCGCACGACCTCTACGGCGAGCGCGCGGTCCAGCTGCTCCATGCCGGCACGCTCAGCTGCCGCCGCCTCTACGGACGGAAGGCCGGCGCCTTCAGCGAACATGCGACGGCGAACGCGATCGACCTGGTCGGCGTCCGGCTCGCCGGTGGCCGGACGATCCTGGTCGGCAGCGGCTGGCGCGGCGGCGATCCGCGCGCGGCCGCCTTCCTCCACCGGCTCCGCGACGGTGCGTGCGGGCTGTTCACCACCACCTTGTCGCCCGACTACAACAAGGCCCACCGCGGCCACTTCCACCTCGACCTCGCCCGGCACAGCGGCTGGAGCGCGTGCCGCTGA
- a CDS encoding NUDIX hydrolase: MSDTAIPAATLVVVRDRPAGAPELLMVQRTATMAFAAGAMVFPGGRIDAADRDQAGDDELGAARVAAIRETLEESGIAVGLSPQPDPAVAAELQRRLHAGAGFAALLAEHRLALDPDALTFFTRWRPSFRHARIFDTRFFLAAVPPGDWTPLAQEGECADALWITAEAMLDRIGRGGAQAIFPTVRNLERLARFASHEEAIRDTLAHPAELVSPWVEARDGVDHVCIPSGIGYPVTSEPLSSAVRA; the protein is encoded by the coding sequence ATGAGCGACACCGCCATTCCCGCCGCGACCCTGGTCGTCGTCCGCGACCGGCCTGCGGGCGCGCCCGAGCTGCTGATGGTCCAGCGGACCGCCACCATGGCCTTCGCGGCGGGCGCGATGGTGTTCCCGGGCGGCCGGATCGACGCCGCCGACCGCGACCAGGCCGGCGACGACGAGCTCGGCGCGGCGCGGGTCGCCGCGATCCGCGAGACGCTCGAGGAAAGCGGGATCGCGGTCGGCCTCTCGCCCCAGCCCGATCCCGCGGTCGCCGCCGAGTTGCAGCGCCGCCTGCACGCGGGCGCCGGCTTCGCCGCGCTGCTCGCCGAGCATAGACTGGCGCTCGATCCCGACGCGCTCACCTTCTTCACCCGCTGGCGACCCAGCTTCCGCCACGCGCGGATCTTCGACACCCGCTTCTTCCTCGCCGCCGTGCCCCCCGGCGACTGGACCCCGCTGGCGCAGGAAGGCGAGTGTGCGGACGCGTTGTGGATCACGGCCGAAGCGATGCTCGACCGTATCGGACGCGGCGGGGCTCAGGCGATCTTCCCGACGGTCCGCAACCTCGAGCGGCTGGCCCGCTTCGCCAGCCACGAGGAGGCGATCCGCGACACGCTCGCCCACCCGGCGGAACTGGTCAGCCCCTGGGTCGAGGCGCGCGACGGGGTCGACCATGTCTGCATTCCGTCGGGGATCGGCTATCCGGTGACGAGCGAGCCGCTGAGCAGCGCCGTGCGCGCCTGA
- the yihA gene encoding ribosome biogenesis GTP-binding protein YihA/YsxC yields MEPAERQERARKLFAGPVEFLRSAPALEHLPDPAVAEIALAGRSNVGKSSLLNAVTGRNKLARASNTPGRTQELNFFDVGRPLAFRLVDMPGYGFAEAPRDMVKRWRFLINDYLRGRAVLQRALVLVDSRHGLKDVDRDVMKMLDEAAVSYHLVLTKADKVKPTELAKTINAVRTEAARHVAAHPQIIATSSEKGDGIPELRTAIVDAALGVEVVEEE; encoded by the coding sequence GTGGAACCGGCGGAGCGGCAGGAACGCGCGCGCAAGCTGTTCGCCGGCCCGGTCGAGTTCCTCCGCTCGGCCCCGGCGCTGGAGCATCTGCCCGATCCCGCGGTGGCGGAGATCGCGCTCGCCGGCCGCTCCAACGTCGGCAAGAGCTCGCTGCTCAATGCCGTCACCGGGCGCAACAAGCTGGCCCGCGCCTCCAACACGCCGGGGCGGACGCAGGAGCTCAACTTCTTCGACGTCGGGAGGCCCCTCGCCTTCCGGCTGGTCGACATGCCCGGCTACGGCTTCGCCGAGGCGCCGCGGGACATGGTCAAGCGCTGGCGCTTCCTCATCAACGACTATTTGCGCGGCCGCGCCGTGCTCCAGCGGGCGCTGGTGCTGGTCGACAGCCGCCACGGGCTGAAGGACGTCGATCGGGACGTCATGAAGATGCTCGACGAGGCGGCGGTCTCCTACCACTTGGTCCTGACCAAGGCGGACAAGGTCAAGCCGACCGAACTGGCGAAAACCATCAACGCCGTGCGGACGGAGGCGGCCCGGCACGTCGCCGCGCATCCGCAGATCATCGCCACTTCGAGCGAGAAGGGCGACGGCATTCCCGAGCTTCGCACCGCGATCGTCGACGCCGCGCTGGGGGTGGAGGTCGTCGAGGAAGAATGA